The Sesamum indicum cultivar Zhongzhi No. 13 linkage group LG6, S_indicum_v1.0, whole genome shotgun sequence genome has a segment encoding these proteins:
- the LOC105164841 gene encoding LOW QUALITY PROTEIN: peptidyl-prolyl cis-trans isomerase CYP95-like (The sequence of the model RefSeq protein was modified relative to this genomic sequence to represent the inferred CDS: inserted 2 bases in 1 codon) has translation MEKTKGKKQLVFLDVSIDGDPVERMIFELFTDVAPRTAENFRALCTGEKGVSAKTGKPLHYKGTFFHRIEKGHLAQGGDFLRQDGNYGESIYDGKFPDESPKLKHDGPGLLSMAIADRDERGSLFSVTFKADRRLDRKCVVFGELVDGHEVLKKIENAGDEEGKPSVTVKIINSGQLHDDRKKVNKLKTGDFSEENNNEAKRKGKHKKSSKKRRKRRRYHTSESDSSSGADMESSESDSGSDSYATSLSDTSASSVDRRKKRKRAKRDRHGHRRRKDRRHERRRRRRDKKIRRKLKRDSASDSESASKSGSSSEENAALDGKRKGSGEAVDVSEREEGEFPAENGDHQSNGVGLEIGSDQRADRQPDLVEDRRSKSRSQSLSPRRAMSKSTSTSPRRSTHRTPGVGSKHSRSRSPSVSRRPQQISDRSRSNSPVRSRSRSPIGSPPRSKKGRSGSMSPPVSSPRQSRSRSATVSPPRRVARTPPRTSSRRSSLRSASRSPVRSSRRSLSRSSGKPSPRSLSRSPRRSSRRSMSRSSGRAPPRRSPTQSPVSLXSGSPVSAGRRARSPATDRGRSSSRSRSADGSPKRIRRGRGFSDQYSYVRRYRSRSPDRSPIRSYHYGGRSERDRYSSYRRSPRRYRSPPRGRTPPRYRGRRSRTRSPSVSRSPIRYRSHRYSRSRSPIRSRSSVERYRGSPHGERRKSPPSTSRSRSKSRSSRDSQSPRHSDKGNSRSSSGSPPRKTGLVSYGDGSADSGRD, from the exons ATGGAGAAAACTAAAGGGAAGAAACAGCTAGTGTTTTTGGATGTGTCGATTGATGGAGATCCTGTTGAAAGGATGATTTTTGAG CTCTTCACTGATGTTGCTCCCAGGACTGCTGAAAATTTTCGCGCTCTTTGTACAG GTGAAAAAGGTGTTAGTGCTAAAACTGGGAAGCCACTACACTACAAAGGAACATTTTTTCATCGTATTGAGAAAGGACATTTGGCTCAG gGAGGGGATTTTCTTCGTCAAGATG GCAACTATGGAGAAAGTATATATGATGGGAAGTTTCCAG ATGAATCTCCAAAACTGAAACATGATGGCCCTGGTTTATTATCTATGGCAATTGCTGACAGAGACGAGCGGGGCTCGCTGTTCAGCGTCACCTTTAAGGCTGATCGTCGTCTTGATAG GAAATGTGTTGTCTTTGGTGAACTTGTCGATGGGCATGAAGTGTTGAAGAAGATTGAAAATGCTGGGGATGAAGAGGGGAAACCTTCTGTGActgtgaaaataataaattctggACAATTACATGATG ATAGAAAGAAGGTGAATAAGTTGAAAACGGGGGATTTCAGTgaagaaaataacaatgaaGCAAAACGAAAGGGAAAGCACAAGAAATCTTCaaagaagaggaggaaaagaagaagatatcacACATCTGAATCGGATAGTTCATCGGGTGCTGATATGGAGTCTTCTGAATCTGATAGTGGTTCTGATTCATATGCTACCTCTTTAAGTGACACTAGCGCATCAAGTGTTGATAGACGCAAGAAAAGGAAGAGAGCTAAGAGGGATAGGCATGGGCATAGGAGAAGGAAGGATAGGCGACATGAAAGACGTCGTAGAAGGCGTGATAAAAAGATCAGACGTAAATTGAAAAG GGATAGTGCCTCAGATAGTGAGAGTGCTAGCAAAAGTGGAAGTAGTTCTGAGGAGAATGCTGCATTGGATGGGAAGCGCAAAGGCTCTG GAGAGGCAGTTGACGTGTCTGAAAGGGAAGAGGGTGAGTTCCCGGCAGAAAATGGGGATCATCAAAGTAATGGTGTTGGACTAGAAATAGGATCTGATCAAAGAGCTGATAGACAACCTGATCTAGTAGAGGATCGTCGGAGCAAATCTAG GAGTCAAAGCTTAAGTCCTAGAAGAGCCATGAGTAAGAGTACGAGCACTAGTCCTAGGAGGAGCACTCATAGAACTCCAGGAGTTGGTTCAAAACATAGCAGGAGCCGAAGTCCCAGTGTTAGCAGGAGGCCCCAGCAGATCTCTGACAGAAGCAGGAGTAACAGTCCTGTTAGAAGTAGAAGCAGGAGTCCAATAGGAAGTCCACCAAGGAGCAAGAAGGGAAGAAGTGGCAGCATGAGCCCCCCAGTAAGCTCTCCTCGACAAAGCCGTAGTAGAAGTGCCACAGTTTCTCCTCCCAGAAGAGTTGCACGGACTCCACCAAGAACCTCATCCAGGAGGTCATCATTGAGGTCGGCTAGTCGGAGTCCCGTGAGATCCTCTCGACGTAGTTTAAGCAGGAGCTCGGGTAAGCCCTCTCCTAGGAGCTTAAGCAGAAGCCCTAGAAGATCGTCACGCAGAAGTATGAGTAGAAGCTCTGGTAGGGCTCCACCTAGGAGAAGCCCTACCCAAAGTCCAGTCAGTCT CTCTGGGAGTCCTGTAAGTGCAGGCCGTAGGGCAAGGTCTCCTGCCACTGATCGTGGTAGAAGCTCATCAAGAAGTCGTTCTGCTGATGGATCGCCCAAACGCATTAGAAGAGGAAGGGGCTTTAGTGACCAGTACTCTTATGTCCGGCGTTACCGGAGTCGCTCTCCTGATCGTTCCCCTATAAGATCATATCATTACGGTGGTAGAAGTGAACGTGACCG ATATTCAAGTTACAGAAGGTCTCCTAGGCGTTACAGGAGTCCACCTCGAGGACGAACTCCTCCCAG ATATAGGGGCAGGAGAAGCAGGACTCGTAGTCCTAGTGTGTCTCGCAGTCCAATACGCTATCGCAGCCATCGTTATAGCCGTAGCCGGAGCCCTATTCGTAGTCGATCTTCGGTTGAGAGGTATCGAGGTTCACCACATGGTGAAAGGCGAAAGTCTCCTCCTTCAACGAGCAGAAGCAGATCTAAATCGCGGTCTTCACGGGATTCACAATCCCCAAGGCATTCGGACAAAGGCAACTCAAGGTCATCATCTGGAAGTCCCCCACGGAAGACGGGTCTGGTCTCATATGGAGATGGCTCAGCCGATTCTGGCCGGGATTAA
- the LOC105165075 gene encoding uncharacterized protein LOC105165075 — translation MQLTSTETSRNIHEIMASRVRETITECIKELAQPSAVSSEHQHRALETLVTITKLSPQNRNLVAQTDAAISSLVALSKTPSPPTVQTLALSVLFNLSLNTSLKHSLAQIDTIHHLNTLILSPNSTESGKLAASLLCSLAMLHKNKARFGVAGTIQVLVKAISGPRSPATHHLLSSLAELVQFHGNCTVAVRAGAVPMLLAVAESSNEEDLSGTSLTILGLLARFEEGLNELKRTDRLVARMVGILKKGCMLSKEGACEILLRLFDESEGCLRDAVRLPEFSSVLADVSVRGSGRAREKAGLLMKKIMDVNVY, via the exons atgcaactGACGTCTACCGAAACGTCAAGAAACATCCATGAAATCATGGCAAGTCGAGTTCGTGAAACAATCACTGAGTGCATCAAAGAATTAGCTCAGCCCTCAGCTGTCTCCAGTGAACATCAACACCGGGCCCTGGAAACCTTAGTCACCATCACCAAACTCAGCCCGCAAAACCGAAACCTGGTAGCACAAACCGATGCAGCCATTTCTTCACTTGTCGCCCTGTCCAAGACCCCCTCCCCTCCCACTGTCCAGACTCTTGCGCTTTCCGTGCTCTTCAACCTCTCCCTTAATACCAGCTTGAAGCACTCACTCGCTCAAATCGACACCATCCACCACCTCAATACTCTCATTCTCTCCCCAAACTCAACCGAATCCGGCAAACTCGCCGCTTCCTTGCTTTGCAGTTTAGCCATGCTCCACAAGAATAAGGCCAGATTTGGGGTCGCTGGCACTATTCAG GTTCTAGTGAAGGCAATTTCGGGTCCCCGAAGTCCCGCCACCCACCACCTTCTCAGCTCTCTGGCGGAGCTAGTGCAATTTCATGGCAACTGCACTGTGGCAGTCCGAGCGGGAGCTGTGCCAATGCTATTGGCGGTGGCCGAGAGTAGCAACGAGGAGGATCTTTCCGGGACTTCGCTGACGATTCTTGGACTTCTTGCCAGGTTTGAAGAAGGGCTGAATGAGCTGAAGAGAACTGATAGGCTGGTAGCCCGAATGGTGGGGATCTTGAAAAAAGGGTGTATGCTGAGTAAGGAAGGGGCGTGCGAGATTCTTCTGAGGTTGTTCGATGAGAGTGAAGGGTGTTTAAGGGATGCTGTGAGACTGCCGGAGTTTTCGTCTGTGCTGGCGGATGTTTCTGTGAGGGGTTCGGGTCGGGCCCGGGAGAAGGCCGGTTTATTAATGAAGAAGATCATGGATGTTAACGTGTATTGA